The nucleotide sequence CCGCGCAGCGCGAGCGCCGGCGCACCACCGACAGGACCCGCGTCGAGCTCGTCCGCGCCTACGCCGACACCCGCGACTGCCGCCGCCGCGTCCTGCTCGAGCTGCTCGGCGAGGAGCACCCGCACCCGTGCGGCGCCTGCGACAGCTGCGACGAGGGCCGCTCCACCGAGGCCGGCGGCACCGGCTTCCACGTCGGGCAGACCGTCCGGCACCGGCAGTTCGGCGAGGGCACGGTCCAGGTCGTCGAGGCCGACCGGATCACCGTGCTGTTCGGCTCCCACGGCTTC is from Aquipuribacter hungaricus and encodes:
- a CDS encoding RecQ family zinc-binding domain-containing protein, with product AVGALVQAGAVAEDADGRLRRVEDQRSAAQVLDEVAAQRERRRTTDRTRVELVRAYADTRDCRRRVLLELLGEEHPHPCGACDSCDEGRSTEAGGTGFHVGQTVRHRQFGEGTVQVVEADRITVLFGSHGFTTLALGLLEEDEELLEAA